DNA from Planctomycetota bacterium:
CGGGCGAATATCGCGATTACTGGCAGCGCCCATGGAAGCACTCCCCGCCCGACTGGCTCTTGAGCCCCAACCCCGACTGGCCCGATGATCATCGCGTCAAGTACTGGGACCCCCGCTGGCAGGCGATCATCCTCGCCGAACTCGACCGCATCCTCGCGCAGGGATTCGACGGCGTGTACCTGGACATCGTCGACGCCTTCGAATTCTTCGAGCACGACACGACGACCGACACCTGGATCGATCATCGACCCAACCACGAAACCGCAAACACCTACCGGCAGGACATGATCGCATGGGTGAAAAAAGTCGCCCAGCACGCCCGCGCGAAAAACCCCGGCTTCCTGATCATCCCCCAGAACGGCGTGCAGCTTCTTGAAGACGCCGACTACGAAAAGCTCATCAGCGCCGTCGGCGTCGAAGACCTTTTCACCGATGGCAAAAAACGCCAGCCACCCAAAGATCACACGGACTACCAGTTGAGTTTCCTTCGCCGCACCCACAAGCCCGTCATGATCATCGAGTACGCCACGAAGCCGAACCTCCGCCAGATCAGCATCGACGGCGCGAAAGCCGCGGGCTATGTCCTCCTGCTCACCGACCGCAACCTCACCACGCTCGGCCAGTCGCCTTGATCGCGTCAGCCGCCCGTCACCAACGCACTTCGCCCACGCCACCACGGGCCGACCCGTTCCGGGTCGGTGCCTTGATCGTCTTGAATGTGTTGATCCGATCCCCGACCCCGAAGGGGTCGGCTATATCCGCCGCATCATCCCATTTCACTTGCGTCGTGACCCTGAACGTCAGGAAGCTGAAACGGAACATGACCCACACCCCGCGCACCTCCCCCGCCGCATCCCGCACCACCACATACACCGGACAATCCTGCCGCGACCGCCTCCGAAACGGACACCGCGACAACGCCGTGGACCTACGCGAGCCGCCACTCGGATGCGACACATGGGCCGACGCCGCTTCGCCAGGCCGAATGGATACGTGGAATGAACGGTTCAGCGAAGTAGGGTGGGTCAAGCGCAGCGGACCCGCCACGCGAGGCGTAGAATGATTCGATGCCCGAATATCGTCGTTGGCGACAGGTCGGCGGAACTTACTTTTTCACCGTCAATCTCAAAGATCGACGCAAGCGATGGCTCGTCGAGCAGATCAAACATCTCCGCCGCGCGTTCGCAGCGGTGCGGGAAGCGCGGCCGTTTGAGATTGACGCGGCCGTGGTGCTGCCGGAGCATCTGCACATGATCTGGACGTTACCCGCCGGAGACGACGACTTTTCAACGCGCTGGCGTCTCATCAAGGCGCGCTTCGCACGGCGCATCGGCCGCGCATCGCATCGCCGCCCGAGCCAGATCGCCAAAAATGAAAGCGGCGTGTGGCAGCGACGGTTTTATGAGCATCTCATTCGTGATGACGACGATTTCGCAGCCCACGTCGATTACATTCATTACAACCCGGTCAAGCACGGGCATGTGAGTCGCCCGATCGATTGGCCGTATTCGTCGCTGCATCTGTTCGTCCGCCGCGGGATCTTCGATGCGGATTGGGGCACGAGTGGGATTGAAACAAAATTGGAGGTTGAATAATTCATGGAACGCCGCGCGAATGTCACCGCTCAAACTTTGGATATGGGTCCGTCATGCGTGGTGGGTCCGCTGCGCTTGACCCACCCTACCTCGCTCACATATCCAAAGAAATGCTAGACAAGAAGATATTCGATATGAGTGTTGCTCATGGCCTAATAACGAAAGAAGGTGCAGCACTAATAGGTAGAAAAGCATTGAAGACATGGCCAGGACGCTCAAAATATTATTATGAAATTAGGGAGACTTTTGGAGGTTCTTGGGGACGGGTACGCATTATTGACAAACCCATCATAAAGGGTGGAAAGATGTTCATGAAAGTATTGGTGCCCGGACTAGGTATATTAGCTCTTACGGCCAATGTTCAAGCAGATGGTGTAGTATTAGGGACCATAAATACAATGTTGCCTGTAGATACACATACGGTGGATGAACTTCGGCAAGTAGTAAGCGATGCATATGATCGACGTTGGGAGGCAGGTAGAAATAATCTTGTGAATCGAGCAATCAAGTCAGCAGGTGGAATGGATGACGAAATGCGCAGAATCTATGGACACTCGCACGGAGATAAGATCGATCCACCTACGCACACCAAGTCGCCGAGTGGCTCAACCCACGAACATGAAACGTTGTATCAGTGGCTTTGGAGTCTATTGGGCATACATTGAGATGCAATCGGTGCAATATGAATTATATTTTGCATAGTCGTGATGAAGTAATTGATGTGATAAGGAATTCTGCTCTGGGTTCTGAGTGGTACAAAATAGTACCTCTACTCACAACGAAAATTACGTTCAAGCCGCGCCCATCGCTTGAGAGTGAAATACCTATCGGTTGTTCACGATGTGGCGGAGTCCCTGATTTACCACCAAATGTGCAAATTCCGACGAATAATGGCAAGCCACTCGAACTGCTGGCTCAGTTTGACCTACGTGATATCGCAAAACATGATGTTGAGAGGCGTTTGCCCTCACAAGGACAGCTATATTTCTTTTGTGAATATCCGCCCACAAATGGATATTGTCTAGAAGATCGTGCTGCATTTAAAGTCTTGTACCTGAATGTTCCAAATGACCAGCTAGTCAGAAAAATGTATTCTATGCGGATGAATGATCGTCCCGCTTGCTCATGGAGTCGAGTTGACTTTTATGCTCAGTGGGAACTCCCATCCATAAATGATGAGATTGTCGCAGCCTCCGGCTTGCGTACCTTGGATGCGGAAGAGGTTGAATTGTATTACGAATGCCTTGATCCTGTACGCATTCATGGCTCAGCCCATCGCCTGCTTGGCCATTCGGTCATCTTCCAACACCCAATGCGTCTGAGTTGTGAATTATTGAGTAATGGGTTGTCAGACTCAACCGAGGGCATGGATCAGCATGTGATTCAGCATTATAGGGATGCTTCCATGAATTGGTGTCCGCTTGCAACATTTTCAAGCGAGAGTGATCTAGGCTGGAAGTGGTACGATGATGGAATATTAACCTATTGGATTCGTCAAGACGATTTGGCATCACAAAAATTTGATAACACATGGACATTACTGCAATTTTGACATTGTGTGATGTGCGATTGTGCCCTAGATGTACATAGGTTTGAGGTATGTACAATTGTCGAAAATCACGTGATACTATTCGATAGCAATAACTGATCGTATGACAACCCCCAACCCCAACCAACTCCTCCTCGGCTTCACGGCGTGTTACGACAATGCGTCGAACCGGCTGTTTGAGCGGCATCTGCATAATCCGCTTTTCAGCCATCTGTATCCGGCCGATCAGTACGACTCGGCCAACCGCCTGCTCGAAGTGAAGCGCGGCAAGCTCGACCCCGGCATGTCGCCGCCTTCGACGATCACCATCCCCACCGGCGACGAAATCAAACTCCGCGGGGCCGACACGTCGTGCAGCTACAACCTCGACCTCGTCGGCAACTGGACCGACACCGAATACACCCCCGTCGGCGACATGTCCCTGACGACCGATGATCGACAATGCGGGATTACTTCGTTGATACACTGGTGACGAGGTCATCATGAACCATTCACTTCGCCAATTCGTCATCGCGTGTCTCGCTTCGTTGATCGTCACATCCGCCGCGCTTGCCGCCGATGATGGCGCGGCCATGCCCGATGGCCGCTATCTCTACATGGCCCAACCCGACGGCGCGCAGACCGAAAATCGCTCGGGCGTCGGCATACTCGTCTTCGATCTCGATCATGACTTTCGTCTCGTTCGACGCATTCCGGTCGAGCACATTGACGAAGGCGTGCGGGGCATGACCGGGTCGCTGGTCAATCATGCGCTGTACATGGGCACGACGAATCGGCACCTGACCGCGGTCGATCTCGAGACCGGCAAGACGGTCTGGCAGAAGCAGTATCCGCTCGGCTGCGATCGCTCGTGCATCACGCCCGATGGCAAGAAGCTCTACGTGCCGACGGGTTGGTGGTACGCCGCCGACGATGGCGGGTTTCTGGTCATCGATCCGGCGGACGGGTCGCTGATGAAGCGACTGTCCGTCGGGCCGCAGGCGCATAATTCGATCGCCGCGCCGTCCGGCCGGCTCGTACTGCTCGGCACGCGCACGCGGCTGACCGTCTTCGACCCCGCCGATGATCATGTGGTTCACACCATCGACCCCGTCGGCGAAGTCAACGTCTTCCCCTACACGCTCACCAGCGACGAGCGCACCGCCTACGTCTGTCTCGGCAAACACGTCGGCTTCGACATCGTCGATCTCGCTGCCGGCAAAGTGACGGGCCGTGTCATGGCCCTCGACGACGCCGGGAAGACCATCACGCACCGCACGCACGGCGCCGGCCTGACCCCCGATGAATCGGAGCTCTGGATCAGCGACCAGGTCGGCAAGCGGCTCTACATCTTCGACAACACCGTGACGCCCCCCAAGCAGATCGATCACGTCGACCTCTCCTCCGGAGGCCACGGCTGGATCTGCTTCTCCCTCGACGCAAAGTACGCCTTCTGCCACACCCCCGACATCTTCGACGCGCATACGCACAAGCTCATCGCCCAATTCAAAGACGAAACCGGCAAACCCGTCGGCGGCTCCAAGTTCATCGAAGTGCATTTCAAAAACGGCAAAGTCACCGCAATGGGCAACGAATTTGGACTGGGGCGCAAAACACAACAGGGTGCGGATGCGTCGAAGTAAGTCGGGGCAAGCGGAGCGGGCGCGCATCACGAAATTAATCGCTCAAGCACCGGGCTGGGGGCAGCCCGGCTCGGACTTGCCTGGGTGGGCGGGGGGTGATCGAATGGCGTGGGGAGTCGGAGCCGGCGTGCCCTCACGCCGGTCGGTACGCCCTCGCTTGGAAGGGGTGGAAGCAAAAAAACAGCCCCCCGGTTTACGGAGGGCTGCGGATGAGCTTCATACAAATCGACGACGCGCCAGGCGATCAGGCGTTGGACTGTTCCTCGCGTTCGTCGAGGAGGTCGACGGCGGTGACGATGAGCTTTTCAAGGCGCAGGGGCTTGTGCATGTAGGCGTCGACGCCGAGCGTTTCGGCGTAGGCCTGATGGCGCTTGCCTTCGTTGGCGGTGACCATGATGACGACGGGCGGCTTGGGCTGGGTCTTGACGCGCTCGAGCACGAGGAACCCGGAGCGCTTGGGCAGCATCATGTCCAGCACGAGCACATCCGGCGGATCGCTGTCGCAGATGGAGACGGCCGTGTTGCCGTCCGAGCAGCACTGGGTCAGGGCGCCTTCGGATTGAAGCGCCTGCTTGACGACGGCGAGCACGTCCGCGTCATCGTCGACGATGAGGATGCGGCGGCCCTGAAGGCGCTTGGTCGAGGTCTGTTCGTCCATAGTGAAACAACTCCAATCTTCGTTCTTGCGGGAATGGAACATTGTCTGCCGCACGCCCCCCCGGGTCAAGTCAGCCGGGTCGGTCGGCGGGCGAGCCCTTAACCGGCCGCCTCGGCGAGCGGTTCGGCGAGCCGGGTCATCTCCGTTTGGGTCATCCACGGCAGCGCCTCCAGTTGCCGGCGAAGTCCGTCGGGCAGGGGCTTGCCGAGCTTTTCGTGACGGGGCCGGGAGCGCCAGCGGCGATGGATCCAAAGGTACTGCTCGGGGTCATCGCGGATGATCAACTCCATCGCGCGGTTGTAACGGGCGGTCAGATAGAAAAGCGGATCGGGCTGCGCTTGCCAGTCGGCCGGTTCGATGACGTCCTTGACGAAGAACTCGTAGCGGAATTTGCCGTCGAGCCGACGTGCCCCGCCGCAGACGACGGAGGCGTTGTAACGGATGGCGAGCAGGCCGATCGATTTGTAGGTCGAGGCGAGCTTGCCCATGAAGGGGACGAACATGCCTTTTTCGCCGGCGTTCTGATCGGCGATGAAGGCGATGGTCCCGCCCTTTTCGAGGAGTCCGGTCATGACTTCGGTCGCGCCCCATTTGGTGATGATGCGCATGCCCATGCGCTGCCGGACGCCGAGCAGGTAGTCGTTGACGAGCGGATTGTCGATCGGGCGCGCGACGGCGGACATGTCGATGCCGAGCATGGCCATGACGTACCCCAGCACCTCCCAGTTGCCGAAGTGCGGCGTGAGCACGATGGTCGGGCGGTCGTTGAGCAGGCGGTCCATGAGCAGGGCCTGCCCGCGCAGCTCGATGCGGTCGGCCCAACTGTCGAGGGTCATGAGTCGGGGCGTGAAGAGCACTTCGACGCCGAGCTGAAGGAAATGCTCAATCGACGCACGGGCGATGTCGGCGACGCGGTCGGCGGGCAGCTCGGGCATGGAGCGGGCGATGTTTTGCGTGGCGCGCTTGCGGTGCTTGCGGTTGAAGCGGTACATGAGCGACCCGAGCGAGCGGGCGCTGGCGAGGTTCCGGTCGACGTCAAAGCAGTGCAGGGCCGCAGCGCCGAAGCGCAGGGCCAGGTACTGCGACCAGTTGATCAGGGGCGATTGATGACGGGCCATGATCTGCGAGCGGCGCGATCGATGGGCCGATCAGCGCTGCTGATGGTAATAGCCGATCAGGGCCAGGAAGCGGTTCTGGGAGATGATCGGCACCGAGAGCGTGACGGCTTCGTTGCGCAGCTCGATGTAGTGATCCCACTGCTGCTTGGCCTGAATAGCGGCCTTGATGACGGCGGGGTCGCGCGTGCCGGGGGGCACGGGCTGGGGCAGTTCGGGCTCCTGACCGACGACGAGGAAGTCGGTGTCGAGCGGCAGCAGGTTCTTGCCCGCCGCATCCTTGCTCAAAAGCGCGGTCATGCGCAGCTCGCGGTCGCGCGGATCGGTGACCTGCCCGCCCCACTTGGTGATGAGGTTGACCACCTGATCGTGATCGGCCAGCGTCGACTTGCCGTCGCCGTCGAGGTCGAAGTCGCCGAACACGTAGAACTTGAACACGCGGTCCTTGTCATAGACGAGGTTGGCGACGAGGTCGTTGGCGAGGACGGGGCGGTTGTAGCTGGCGCGGACGACGCGGCAGGTGGCGGTGTTGGACTCCATGTCGACGACTTCGATGGAGGCCTTGCCGCGGAGCGTGCCGTCGTCGTTGACTTCGACGCCGCGCAGGGCATCGAAAACTTCGAAGGTCATGCCGAGCACGAGATGATCGCTCTGGCCGAGGTTGATGTAGATGAGGTTCTCATCGGGGTTGACGGCCAGGACCTTGCCGTCGGCTTCGCGCGTCGCATCGGGGACGGTCGGCTTCTCGGTCTTGAACTGAGCGATCAGTTCCTTGATGCGCAGATCGCGCTTGCCGACTTCGCCTTCGAGGCGGCGGATTTCATTGTCGCGCTGACGGACCTCGGCGGCGGAAGCGCCCTGCGCCGCTTCGAGGCGCTTGGCGATTTCGTCACGCTGATCGTCCACGCTCTTCTGATAAGCCGTGTAGTCGTCCTTGAGCTTCTTGATCTCGGCGCTCAGGGCGGCGATCTTCTGCTGGCGGTCCTGCTGGGTCGAATCGTATTGGCTCTTGAGCGTCTGAAGCTCTTCCTGACGATCCTTGATCTGCTTCTCGAGCAGCGCGACCTGCTGCGTGGACTTGTCCAGATCGGTGCGCAGCTTGGTCATCACGGCGACGACATTGTTGTCGACGACGCCGACGGCGCGGAGGGCTTCTTCGATGCCGTGCTGCGAGGTGTCACCCGAACCGGTGACGAGGCGCACAAGCGCCGAATGCTCGGTCTGCATGTTGGTGAGGACGGAGCGATTGGCGTCCTTGGCCTGCTGAATGACCTGAGCGGTCTCGGGCTTGAGCAGTTCGCCGGAGCGGACGAATTCTTCGAGTTTGGCGGTGGCCTGACTGGTCTTCTTGTCGGCCTCGTCGACCTTGGAGTAGAACAGAATGGACAGGCCGAGCGTCGTCAGGAACAGAAAGATGAACAGCACCAGCACATACATCAT
Protein-coding regions in this window:
- a CDS encoding PQQ-binding-like beta-propeller repeat protein, producing the protein MNHSLRQFVIACLASLIVTSAALAADDGAAMPDGRYLYMAQPDGAQTENRSGVGILVFDLDHDFRLVRRIPVEHIDEGVRGMTGSLVNHALYMGTTNRHLTAVDLETGKTVWQKQYPLGCDRSCITPDGKKLYVPTGWWYAADDGGFLVIDPADGSLMKRLSVGPQAHNSIAAPSGRLVLLGTRTRLTVFDPADDHVVHTIDPVGEVNVFPYTLTSDERTAYVCLGKHVGFDIVDLAAGKVTGRVMALDDAGKTITHRTHGAGLTPDESELWISDQVGKRLYIFDNTVTPPKQIDHVDLSSGGHGWICFSLDAKYAFCHTPDIFDAHTHKLIAQFKDETGKPVGGSKFIEVHFKNGKVTAMGNEFGLGRKTQQGADASK
- a CDS encoding transposase gives rise to the protein MPEYRRWRQVGGTYFFTVNLKDRRKRWLVEQIKHLRRAFAAVREARPFEIDAAVVLPEHLHMIWTLPAGDDDFSTRWRLIKARFARRIGRASHRRPSQIAKNESGVWQRRFYEHLIRDDDDFAAHVDYIHYNPVKHGHVSRPIDWPYSSLHLFVRRGIFDADWGTSGIETKLEVE
- a CDS encoding lipid A biosynthesis acyltransferase, which produces MARHQSPLINWSQYLALRFGAAALHCFDVDRNLASARSLGSLMYRFNRKHRKRATQNIARSMPELPADRVADIARASIEHFLQLGVEVLFTPRLMTLDSWADRIELRGQALLMDRLLNDRPTIVLTPHFGNWEVLGYVMAMLGIDMSAVARPIDNPLVNDYLLGVRQRMGMRIITKWGATEVMTGLLEKGGTIAFIADQNAGEKGMFVPFMGKLASTYKSIGLLAIRYNASVVCGGARRLDGKFRYEFFVKDVIEPADWQAQPDPLFYLTARYNRAMELIIRDDPEQYLWIHRRWRSRPRHEKLGKPLPDGLRRQLEALPWMTQTEMTRLAEPLAEAAG
- a CDS encoding DUF1963 domain-containing protein is translated as MNYILHSRDEVIDVIRNSALGSEWYKIVPLLTTKITFKPRPSLESEIPIGCSRCGGVPDLPPNVQIPTNNGKPLELLAQFDLRDIAKHDVERRLPSQGQLYFFCEYPPTNGYCLEDRAAFKVLYLNVPNDQLVRKMYSMRMNDRPACSWSRVDFYAQWELPSINDEIVAASGLRTLDAEEVELYYECLDPVRIHGSAHRLLGHSVIFQHPMRLSCELLSNGLSDSTEGMDQHVIQHYRDASMNWCPLATFSSESDLGWKWYDDGILTYWIRQDDLASQKFDNTWTLLQF
- a CDS encoding response regulator, whose amino-acid sequence is MDEQTSTKRLQGRRILIVDDDADVLAVVKQALQSEGALTQCCSDGNTAVSICDSDPPDVLVLDMMLPKRSGFLVLERVKTQPKPPVVIMVTANEGKRHQAYAETLGVDAYMHKPLRLEKLIVTAVDLLDEREEQSNA